From Gammaproteobacteria bacterium:
GCGCGGCCAGGATTTCCAGCGCCTTCTCCGGATCGACGCCGGCTTTGCCCAGCATGGTCAGCGCCTCCGCGATAGCCGCCGTCTGGATACCCAGAATTGCATTGACCGCGAGTTTCATGAGCATGCCGTTGCCCGCCGCACCGACATGATGAATCGCGCTGCTCATGGTGGCCAGCACCTCGCGCGCCCGTTCGAGTGCGCGCGCCTCGCCGCCCACCAGATGAATCAGTTGATGCGCTTCGGCCTGCGGCCGCGTACCGGCCACCGGCGCATCGAGAAACGCCACATCGCGGCGAGTCATTTCCCCGGCAAGCGTCCGGGCCCATGCGGGTGTGAGCGTGCTCGATTCGATCGCGACAGCGCCGGCGCGCAAGCCATGAATCGCGCCGCGCTTGTCATCCAGCCACACGGAGCGCGAGGCGTGTTCGTCCGTCACCATGCTGATGACGATATCCGCCTGGGCAGCGGCCTCGCGCGGGGAGTCGGCGCGCGCGGCGCCTTTTGCCTCCAGTGGCCGCGCACGCTCCGGATTGCGGTTGTAGACCGTCAATGGAAAGCCTGCGGCTAGCAGCGCGGCGGCCATACGCGAGCCCATCGCGCCCAGCCCGATAAAAGCGACAGGTGTCATGTGTTCTCCTTATGTTTTATAGGGTCGATCGTTCGTGAGCGTACGAGGCGGTTTGTTTCAATAAACATGCCCACCACAGCCGGGCTTGATTGGTAAGAGCCGTTGCCGCAGGCGGAGGGTTCTCCCATCTCCGCA
This genomic window contains:
- a CDS encoding NAD(P)-dependent oxidoreductase codes for the protein MTPVAFIGLGAMGSRMAAALLAAGFPLTVYNRNPERARPLEAKGAARADSPREAAAQADIVISMVTDEHASRSVWLDDKRGAIHGLRAGAVAIESSTLTPAWARTLAGEMTRRDVAFLDAPVAGTRPQAEAHQLIHLVGGEARALERAREVLATMSSAIHHVGAAGNGMLMKLAVNAILGIQTAAIAEALTMLGKAGVDPEKALEILAALPIASPAMMRAGGLMAARNFAPNFPIDLVQKDFAYLLKTTDSVNMPAPLATAVQALCARANQAGLGDEDIAAIARVYDMRLTDEDREGQPAPG